Proteins from one Panicum virgatum strain AP13 chromosome 7K, P.virgatum_v5, whole genome shotgun sequence genomic window:
- the LOC120642600 gene encoding LOW QUALITY PROTEIN: probable leucine-rich repeat receptor-like protein kinase At5g63930 (The sequence of the model RefSeq protein was modified relative to this genomic sequence to represent the inferred CDS: substituted 1 base at 1 genomic stop codon): MERRALLLGVALAFLLASRSQGLNHEGWLLLALKSQMVDTLHHLDSWDARDPTPCAWRGVNCSSAPTPAVVSLDLNNMNLSGTVAPSIGGLAELARLDLSFNGFYGPIPAQIGNLSNLEVLNLFNNNFNGIIPPEVGKLAKLVTLNLCNNKLHGPIPDEIGNMASLQDLVGYSNNLTGSLPHSLGKLKNLKNIRLGQNLISGNIPVEIGECLNITVFGLAQNNLEGPLPKEIGRLRLMTDLILWGNKLSGVIPPEIGNCTSLGTIALYDNNLVGPIPATIGIITNLQKLYLYRNSLNGTIPSDIGNLSLAQEIDFSENFLIGGIPKELGNIPGLYLLYLFQNQLTGSIPTELCGLRNLSKLDLSINSLTGPIPAGFQYMRNLIQLQLFNNKLTGNIPPRFGIYSRLWVVDFSNNSITGQIPKDLCRQSNLILLNLGSNMLTGNIPHGITNCKPLVQLRLGNNSLTGSFPTDLCNLVNLTTVELGRNKFSGPIPPQIGNCKSLQRLDLTNNYFTSELPREIGNLSKLVVFNISSNRLGGNIPLEIFNCTVLQRLDLSQNSFEGSLPNEVGRLPQLELLSFADNKLTGQIPPILGKLSHLTALQIGGNQLSGEIPKELGLLSSLQIALNLSYNNLSGNIPSELGNLALLESLFLNNNKLTGEIPSTFANLSSLLELNVSYNYLAGALPPIPLFDNMAVSCFVGNKGLCGGQLGRCGSQSSSSSQSSNSVSRSLGKIIAIVAAVIGGISLILIAIIVYHMRKPMETVAPLQDKQLFSAGSNMHVSPKDAYTFQELVTATNNFDESCVIGRGACGTVYRAILKAGQTIAVKKLASNREGSNTDNSFRAEILTLGKIRHRNIVKLYGFIYHQGSNLLLYEYMSRGSLGELLHGQSSSSLDWETRFMIALGAAEGLSYLHHDCKPRIIHRDIKSNNILLDENFEAHVGDFGLAKVIDMPYSKSMSAIAGSYGYIAPEYAYTMKVTEKCDIYSYGVVLLELLTGRAPVQPLEQGGDLVTWVKNYIRDNSLGPGILDKNLDLEDQSVVDHMIEVLKIALLCTSLSPYERPPMRHVVVMLSESKDRTRVSSASSPKKLAMDGDFPTDWRVSLSSQLQSTSGGISRQSPAAQLSARDLESTPPTHAANXSAPPSIAMAAEEKVSPHVILFPFLAHGHVPAFLRLAGLRARRPGLDVTLVSTRGVLSSLSLPPASPPLRLHALPFSPADHGLPPGAESLADIQVHQFIIFFQASESLRPAFEEFLTGLGSRPPVCIVSDAFFGWTADVARARGAPHAVFLPGGAFGNAVFFSAWEHLPHARTVADEFPLQDFPGVVLHRTQIPRYMLPATGADPGTAFFRRAIAFCLQTDTVLVNTVRELEPSDLDMLRRSLGVQPWPIGPVLAAPALSDSRGDASIIRWLDAHPPRSVLYISFGSQNSINADQMRELALGLEASGRRFLWALRPPLGSDAKGAFDPEWLPAGFEERAARASAGLVVRGWAPQARVLAHPSTGAFLTHCGWNSVLESLSRGVPLLGWPLGAEQFFNAKLVAEWGVCVEVARGNLESSAVEKEKVAEAVRTVMGENATGEEMRRKAAAIARAMAAAWEAPGGSAAESLEGFLRCVEASVR, encoded by the exons ATGGAGCGCCGGGCTTTGCTCCTCGGGGTGGCCCTGGCCTTTCTGCTGGCCTCCCGCTCCCAGGGCTTGAACCATGAAGGATGGCTTCTCCTGGCGCTGAAGAGCCAGATGGTCGACACCCTCCACCACCTGGATAGCTGGGACGCGAGGGATCCGACACCATGCGCGTGGAGGGGCGTCAACTGCTCGTCGGCGCCAACTCCAGCGGTGGTGTCTCTAGAcctcaacaacatgaacctgTCGGGCACCGTCGCGCCTAGCATTGGCGGCCTGGCTGAGCTGGCGCGGCTCGATCTATCCTTCAATGGATTCTATGGTCCCATCCCTGCACAGATTGGGAATTTGTCGAATCTGGAGGTGCTTAACTTGTTCAACAACAACTTCAATGGTATAATTCCCCCTGAGGTCGGGAAGCTAGCTAAGCTGGTCACGCTTAATCTGTGCAACAACAAGCTCCATGGTCCGATACCTGATGAGATTGGTAACATGGCATCACTTCAGGACTTGGTAGGTTACAGTAATAATCTCACTGGTTCACTGCCTCATTCACTCGGCAAGTTGAAGAACCTGAAAAATATTCGGTTAGGTCAGAATCTTATATCAGGCAACATTCCTGTTGAGATAGGTGAATGCCTGAACATAACTGTATTTGGTCTTGCACAGAACAATTTGGAGGGTCCTTTACCTAAAGAGATTGGTAGGTTGAGATTGATGACTGACTTAATCCTATGGGGGAACAAGCTTTCGGGTGTTATTCCGCCTGAGATAGGAAACTGTACAAGTCTTGGCACAATTGCCCTCTATGACAATAATCTAGTTGGTCCCATACCTGCAACAATTGGGATCATCACGAATCTTCAGAAGCTATACCTTTACAGGAACTCATTAAATGGTACAATTCCATCTGACATTGGGAATCTTTCTCTTGCACAAGAGATTGACTTTTCAGAGAATTTCTTAATTGGAGGGATACCGAAAGAGTTGGGCAACATACCAGGCTTGTATTTGCTCTACCTCTTCCAGAACCAGCTTACAGGCTCTATTCCTACAGAGTTGTGTGGGCTGAGAAACTTGAGTAAACTTGATCTATCAATCAATTCACTCACTGGTCCGATTCCAGCTGGATTTCAGTACATGAGAAATCTAATCCAATTGCAACTTTTCAACAATAAGCTCACAGGCAACATACCTCCAAGGTTTGGCATTTATAGCCGACTTTGGGTGGTGGATTTCTCAAACAACAGTATTACCGGGCAGATACCGAAAGATCTTTGCAGGCAGTCAAaccttattttgttgaatttgGGGTCTAACATGCTTACAGGGAACATTCCCCATGGAATCACAAACTGTAAACCATTGGTGCAGCTTCGTCTTGGCAACAACAGTCTGACAGGAAGCTTCCCTACTGATCTCTGCAATCTGGTAAATTTGACAACAGTTGAGCTGGGTCGAAACAAATTTAGTGGCCCGATTCCTCCTCAGATAGGCAATTGCAAGTCTCTGCAAAGGCTAGACCTTACAAATAATTATTTCACGTCAGAGTTGCCTCGAGAAATTGGTAATTTGTCAAAACTCGTTGTCTTCAATATCTCATCTAACAGACTAGGTGGAAACATACCACTGGAAATTTTCAATTGTACAGTGTTGCAACGACttgatctcagccagaatagcTTTGAAGGTTCGTTGCCAAATGAAGTTGGTAGACTGCCACAACTGGAGCTGCTATCTTTTGCTGATAATAAGCTAACTGGCCAGATACCACCCATTCTTGGTAAACTATCACATTTGACAGCACTGCAGATTGGTGGCAACCAGTTATCTGGTGAAATCCCAAAGGAGTTGGGCTTGCTGTCAAGCTTGCAGATTGCCTTGAATTTGAGCTACAACAACCTCTCTGGCAACATTCCATCAGAGCTTGGTAACCTTGCACTGTTGGAAAGTTTGTTTCTTAATAACAACAAGCTGACTGGTGAAATCCCATCTACATTTGCCAATCTGTCCAGTTTGCTTGAGCTCAATGTCTCCTACAATTATCTCGCTGGTGCCCTCCCGCCAATACCACTTTTTGATAATATGGCTGTGTCCTGTTTTGTTGGAAATAAAGGACTATGTGGTGGACAACTTGGTAGATGTGGATCCCAGTCATCATCTAGTTCCCAGTCATCCAATTCAGTCAGTCGCTCTTTGGGCAAGATCATAGCAATTGTTGCGGCTGTCATTGGAGGGATTTCACTTATTCTTATTGCAATAATTGTGTACCATATGAGAAAACCAATGGAGACAGTAGCACCCTTGCAAGACAAGCAACTTTTTTCAGCTGGTTCGAACATGCATGTTTCTCCTAAGGATGCGTATACATTTCAGGAATTGGTCACTGCTACAAATAACTTTGATGAGAGTTGTGTTATTGGAAGGGGAGCTTGTGGTACGGTGTACAGAGCCATCCTGAAGGCTGGACAGACAATTGCAGTAAAGAAGCTTGCTTCTAACAGGGAAGGGAGCAACACGGACAACAGCTTTCGTGCAGAGATTCTGACTCTTGGAAAGATAAGGCATCGTAACATTGTGAAGCTGTACGGTTTTATATACCACCAAGGTTCCAACCTTCTACTCTATGAGTACATGTCAAGAGGCAGTCTTGGTGAGCTACTTCATGGGCAATCATCATCTTCACTTGATTGGGAGACACGCTTCATGATAGCTCTTGGAGCGGCTGAAGGGCTTTCGTACTTGCATCACGATTGCAAGCCTCGCATCATCCACCGTGATATCAAATCCAATAACATTTTACTTGATGAGAACTTCGAAGCCCATGTTGGTGATTTTGGGTTGGCAAAGGTGATCGACATGCCATACTCCAAGTCAATGTCTGCAATTGCAGGTTCATACGGCTATATAGCCCCAG AATATGCTTATACCATGAAGGTTACTGAAAAATGTGACATATATAGCTATGGAGTCGTGCTGCTGGAGCTGCTAACTGGGCGTGCACCCGTGCAACCCTTGGAACAGGGAGGTGATCTGGTAACATGGGTGAAAAACTACATCAGGGACAATTCTTTGGGTCCAGGGATACTTGATAAAAATTTGGATTTAGAAGACCAAAGCGTCGTCGATCATATGATCGAGGTCTTGAAAATTGCCTTGTTATGTACTAGCTTGTCTCCATACGAGAGACCACCGATGCGGCATGTTGTAGTTATGCTAAGCGAGTCTAAAGATAGGACCAGGGTGAGCTCTGCCTCCTCACCT AAAAAGTTGGCAATGGACGGTGACTTTCCAACAGATTGGCGCGTCAGCCTTTCGTCACAGCTTCAGAGCACAAGCGGCGGCATCAGTCGGCAGTCGCCGGCGGCTCAGCTGAGTGCTCGAGACCTCGAGTCCACTCCACCCACCCACGCAGCCAACTGATCAGCGCCTCCATCCATCGccatggcggcggaggagaaggtAAGCCCACACGTCATCCTCTTCCCTTTCCTGGCGCACGGCCACGTCCCCGCCTTCCTCCGCCTGGCCGGCCTCCGCGCGCGCCGTCCGGGGCTCGATGTCACTCTCGTCTCCACCCGGGGCGTCCtcagctccctctccctcccgccgGCGTCCCCTCCCCTGCGCCTCCACGCGCTCCCCTTCTCGCCCGCCGACCACGGCCTGCCCCCGGGCGCCGAGTCCCTCGCCGACATCCAGGTTCACCagttcatcatcttcttccagGCCTCCGAGTCGCTCCGCCCCGCGTTCGAGGAGTTCCTCACGGGCCTCGGTTCCCGTCCCCCGGTCTGCATCGTCTCCGACGCCTTCTTCGGGTGGACGGCCGAcgtcgcgcgcgcgcggggcgcgCCCCACGCCGTGTTCCTCCCGGGCGGCGCGTTCGGCAACGCCGTGTTCTTCTCAGCGTGGGAGCACCTCCCGCACGCCCGCACGGTCGCCGACGAGTTCCCGCTGCAGGACTTCCCGGGCGTCGTGCTCCACCGCACGCAGATCCCGAGGTACATGCTCCCGGCGACGGGGGCGGACCCCGGGACGGCCTTCTTCCGGCGCGCCATCGCCTTCTGCCTCCAGACCGACACGGTCCTCGTCAACACCGTCCGGGAACTGGAACCCTCCGACCTCGACATGCTCCGAAGAAGCCTCGGCGTCCAGCCGTGGCCGATCGGGCCGGTCCTCGCGGCGCCGGCCCTGTCGGACTCGCGGGGCGACGCCAGCATCATCCGGTGGCTGGACGCGCACCCGCCGCGCTCGGTGCTGTACATATCCTTCGGGTCGCAGAACAGCATCAACGCGGATCAGATGAGGGAGCTCGCGCTGGGGCTGGAGGCAAGCGGCCGCCGCTTCCTCTGggcgctccggccgccgctgggGTCCGACGCGAAGGGCGCGTTCGATCCCGAGTGGCTCCCGGCCGGCTTCGAAgagcgagcggcgcgggcgagcgcgGGGCTGGTGGTGCGCGGGTGGGCGCCGCAGGCGCGGGTCCTGGCGCACCCGTCGACGGGCGCGTTCCTGACccactgcgggtggaactccGTCCTCGAGAGCCTCTCCCGCGGCGTGCCGCTGCTGGGGTGGCCGCTGGGCGCCGAGCAGTTCTTCAACGCGAAGCTCGTGGCCGAGTGGGGCGTCTGCGTGGAGGTGGCGAGGGGCAACTTGGAGAGCTCGGCGgtggagaaggagaaggtggCGGAGGCCGTGCGGACGGTGATGGGTGAGAATGCGACGGGCgaggagatgaggaggaaggcggcggcgatcgcgcgcgccatggcggccgcgTGGGAGGCGccgggcgggtcggcggcggagagctTGGAAGGGTTCCTGAGGTGCGTCGAGGCGTCCGTGCGCTGA